Below is a genomic region from Listeria swaminathanii.
ACATTGCTGCTTTTAGCAAATAATTCTAGTTCTTCATCTGAAAGACCGATTTTAATTTTCCCATCGATTAAAGCGATTGTTGCTGGTACTGCGCCGTTATCGCGGATGATTTGTTCTACGTCACGCGCCATTTCCACGTTTTGCGGGTATGGCATGCCGTGCGAGATAATAGTAGATTCTAGAGCAACGATTGCTTTTCCTTCTGCTTTTGCTTGTTTTACTTCTTCGGATAATGATAGATAATTTTTCATTTGAATTCCTCCAGGTCTTTTTGTAGTTGGGATGTCGATAAATTTTGACGAACGGTATACTCAGATTCGAGTGTTCGTGCAGCATTTACGCTTCCCGCTTTTAAAATTTCTTGTAACGCTTTTCCTTCTAACCATGCGTAGATAACTGCGGAACAAAATGCGTCTCCTGCTCCTGTAACGTCGATAATATTTTCAATAACAATCGCTGGTTCAAAAATGATACCCTCAGCTTGGTTTGCTGCAACCGCACCTTTACTGCCATTCGTGACAATGACGTTTTTCACGCCTAAGTCTAGCCATTTTTGTGCAGCTAAGCGCCAGTCTTCGTCACTTTCGATTGTCATTCCTAGGTGTGTTTCGGATTCATCTCGGTTGCAAATTAGCCAGGTCACGTGATCAAGCCGTTCTGGTAAATGAGACATTTTGGGTGAAGATACGGGAACTAGCACTAACGGGATGGAGTTAATCTCGGCGAAACTCCCAAGATATTCTAAGGTTTCTTTCGGACAATTTAAATCAGCAATGATGGCGCTCGCTTGACTTAGCAAGCCTTCATTTTTTGCGAGTACGTCCGGAGTTAGGTGATCGTATGCATCCATGTCCGCGAGTGCAACGAGCAAATCTCCATTGTTTTCGAGTACCGCTGTATAAGAACCTGTTGCGATGCTTGGAAATGCCGTGACATAATCTAAGTTCATATATGTATTACTGGCATTTTTGACAGCTTCCCAATCGGAGTCTGTTCCACAAGCAGTGAGTAATATAACTTCTTTTCCAAGGCGACCGAGGTTTTCCCCGACGTTTCTAGCAACTCCGCCAGCGCTTTGTGTTGAGCGCACTGGATTTGATGTAGCTAGTTGAGCCTTGTCTTTAATGTAAAACTTCCGATCGACGTTTGCTCCACCTATACAAACAATTTGTTTTGCTTCATTTAAGATATAGGCTTTTCCTAAAATACGACCTTTTTTAATAAGGCCAGAAATAAGGTTTGCTACTGTCGGTCTTGATAAATCAAGGATATCAGCAAGTTCTTGTTGAGAAATGTAAGGATTTTTACGGATGGAATTGAATATTATCTCTTCCTTTTCGTTCATTTTCGCTTTATTATTCTCCACGATATAATGCACCTCCAT
It encodes:
- a CDS encoding carbohydrate kinase codes for the protein MENNKAKMNEKEEIIFNSIRKNPYISQQELADILDLSRPTVANLISGLIKKGRILGKAYILNEAKQIVCIGGANVDRKFYIKDKAQLATSNPVRSTQSAGGVARNVGENLGRLGKEVILLTACGTDSDWEAVKNASNTYMNLDYVTAFPSIATGSYTAVLENNGDLLVALADMDAYDHLTPDVLAKNEGLLSQASAIIADLNCPKETLEYLGSFAEINSIPLVLVPVSSPKMSHLPERLDHVTWLICNRDESETHLGMTIESDEDWRLAAQKWLDLGVKNVIVTNGSKGAVAANQAEGIIFEPAIVIENIIDVTGAGDAFCSAVIYAWLEGKALQEILKAGSVNAARTLESEYTVRQNLSTSQLQKDLEEFK